A single region of the Thermoanaerobacterium aotearoense genome encodes:
- a CDS encoding sensor histidine kinase, whose product MNKIIALFFVYMIFVIITVSNSIYYKQGYFMPADFKLFLFFTIFIINILVFTIIRMIYTNGKNEYQNIINDFKLRFVEEQNNLYRKNKHELKNNILILYELIRQMKYKDAEEFLKTYIDDISSSLIKVDTGNDILDLLLYSKISKAMKKDISVRFICTVDLKIRQKAVNDVCSILGNLIDNATEECERLKRDRKIEIILNSDPVDYIFVVKNTCDVSDYVKQNILCDGFTTKGAGRGNGLSIVKDIVKSYDGDVNINIDDEYFSVTVLIPSHEINE is encoded by the coding sequence TTGAATAAGATAATTGCACTGTTTTTTGTGTATATGATTTTTGTCATAATTACGGTAAGCAACAGCATTTACTATAAGCAAGGATATTTCATGCCGGCTGACTTTAAATTGTTTTTATTCTTTACAATTTTTATCATAAATATTTTGGTTTTTACCATAATAAGGATGATATATACTAATGGGAAAAACGAGTACCAAAATATCATTAATGATTTTAAGCTTAGGTTTGTAGAGGAACAAAATAATTTATATAGAAAAAATAAACATGAATTGAAGAACAACATACTGATCTTATACGAATTGATAAGACAAATGAAGTACAAAGACGCTGAAGAATTTTTAAAGACTTACATTGACGACATAAGCAGCAGCCTTATAAAAGTTGACACTGGAAATGACATATTAGATCTTCTGTTGTATTCTAAAATAAGCAAGGCGATGAAAAAGGATATATCCGTTCGATTTATTTGTACGGTTGATTTAAAGATTAGGCAGAAAGCGGTTAATGATGTATGCTCTATTTTGGGAAATTTGATAGATAATGCTACAGAAGAATGTGAAAGACTAAAAAGGGATAGAAAGATAGAGATAATTTTAAATTCAGATCCAGTTGACTACATCTTTGTTGTCAAAAATACCTGCGATGTCAGCGACTATGTTAAACAAAACATCTTGTGTGATGGATTTACAACGAAAGGCGCCGGAAGAGGCAATGGGCTATCTATCGTAAAAGATATTGTTAAAAGCTATGATGGGGATGTAAACATAAATATCGATGATGAATATTTTTCTGTGACTGTCTTAATACCGTCTCATGAGATAAACGAATGA
- a CDS encoding Asp23/Gls24 family envelope stress response protein: MKVYSFVGASGSGKSHHASFVAGKYGIKYIIDDGLLICENRIVSGFSAKREKTKLSAIRRAIFTDDAHVREVKKSIEEINPDKILIIGTSDKMVDKIAERLNLPPVTERIYIEDILSHDEIELARKKRYEEGMHVIPVPTFEVKKHFSGYFIDPLRIFRRKEIDFEKTVVRPYYSYLGKYTISENVINSIVLNEAKKFEGIYKINKVVTENYTEGIIIKIEIVMVHGTPINSVLRGAIKKIKSVVEYMTSLNVLDIKIYVKSLYIKGNDKILKTREILDKGK; encoded by the coding sequence TTGAAGGTATATTCTTTTGTTGGAGCCAGTGGAAGCGGCAAAAGTCATCATGCGTCGTTTGTTGCAGGGAAATACGGTATAAAGTACATCATAGATGACGGCCTTTTGATATGTGAAAACAGGATCGTATCGGGATTTTCGGCTAAAAGAGAAAAGACAAAATTGTCAGCTATAAGAAGAGCTATTTTTACAGACGATGCTCACGTCAGAGAGGTTAAAAAATCGATCGAGGAGATAAATCCGGACAAGATATTGATAATAGGAACGTCGGATAAGATGGTGGATAAAATCGCTGAAAGGCTTAATCTACCGCCTGTTACTGAGCGAATATATATAGAAGATATATTATCTCATGATGAGATAGAGCTTGCAAGAAAGAAAAGATATGAGGAAGGGATGCATGTAATACCTGTACCGACGTTTGAAGTCAAAAAGCATTTTTCAGGGTATTTTATAGATCCATTGAGGATATTTAGACGAAAGGAGATAGATTTTGAGAAGACGGTAGTGAGGCCATACTACAGCTATCTTGGCAAATACACAATCTCTGAAAATGTAATAAATTCTATTGTATTGAATGAGGCGAAGAAATTTGAAGGCATCTATAAAATAAATAAAGTCGTAACAGAGAACTACACAGAAGGAATAATAATAAAAATAGAGATTGTAATGGTGCACGGTACGCCTATAAACAGCGTTTTAAGAGGAGCGATAAAGAAGATAAAAAGTGTCGTAGAATACATGACATCTTTAAATGTGTTGGACATAAAGATTTACGTTAAATCACTTTATATAAAGGGAAATGACAAGATACTTAAAACCCGAGAAATACTTGATAAAGGCAAATAA
- the abc-f gene encoding ribosomal protection-like ABC-F family protein gives MAIISANNVNLSYGINSILENISFIVNEGDKIGVVGDNGAGKSTLFKLIVKDLQPDSGNISMPPISVGYLEQNAYIISDKSIYDEVKTVFQDIENLENEIKKLEKLIADTKDEPRLNKLLDEYSKLTDEYNKKEGYSVDSKVRGVLIGLGFSQEEFDKPVSTLSGGQKTRLMLAKALLKNPNLLLLDEPTNHLDIPSIEWLEQYLRFFRGTVMLISHDRFFLDRIATRIFEIENKTLKSYDGNYTQYVKKKNEEISIMMKAYEEQQKEIKRIQEMIMIQKNRRREKSVKMAESKQKLLDKMEKIDKPSMNNETIKLSFDFIEKSGNDVLKVSDLSLSFDKPVFHNISFEVYKGDRIAILGPNGVGKTSLLKTIVGEIVNYEGSISLGTNVAIGYYQQEFSNLNDEKTIIDEIWDENPYLTQTEVRTMLGSFLFSGDDVFKQIGKLSGGEKARVSLLKLILSKANFLLLDEPTNHLDLKSKEVLEKSLLDFGGTLLFVSHDRYFIDKIATKVLEMSCDSIREYYGNYSYYVEKKNENNKEEDEEEKKTKTQLKNEKMRERLKQKEAKKQREYMSRIENEIIETEDAIKDLEEKMCNPDIYKTGEIVNTQSKYNELKEKLEKLYEEWESLSG, from the coding sequence ATGGCTATAATATCGGCAAATAACGTAAATTTATCATACGGAATAAATAGCATATTAGAAAATATATCTTTCATTGTAAATGAAGGAGATAAAATAGGTGTTGTAGGAGATAATGGCGCTGGAAAATCAACTTTATTTAAACTTATAGTAAAAGATCTTCAGCCTGACAGCGGAAATATATCGATGCCACCAATAAGCGTAGGATATCTTGAGCAAAACGCTTATATAATAAGCGATAAATCTATTTACGATGAAGTCAAAACGGTATTTCAAGACATTGAAAATCTCGAAAATGAGATAAAGAAGTTAGAAAAATTGATAGCTGATACAAAAGATGAACCGCGGCTGAATAAGCTTCTCGATGAATATTCAAAGTTGACAGATGAATACAACAAAAAAGAGGGGTATTCAGTTGACAGCAAAGTACGAGGCGTGCTTATAGGATTAGGTTTTAGCCAAGAAGAATTTGATAAACCTGTTTCTACTTTAAGCGGTGGTCAAAAGACAAGGTTAATGCTGGCAAAGGCGCTTTTAAAAAATCCCAACCTTCTTCTTTTAGATGAGCCTACAAATCATCTTGATATACCTTCAATAGAGTGGCTTGAACAGTATTTGAGATTTTTTAGAGGGACTGTCATGCTCATATCACATGACAGATTTTTTCTCGACAGAATCGCAACACGAATATTTGAGATAGAAAATAAGACATTGAAATCTTACGACGGAAATTACACACAGTACGTAAAGAAAAAGAATGAAGAAATAAGCATAATGATGAAAGCTTACGAAGAACAGCAAAAGGAAATCAAAAGAATACAGGAAATGATAATGATACAGAAAAACCGCCGTCGTGAAAAATCAGTGAAAATGGCTGAAAGCAAGCAAAAACTTCTGGACAAGATGGAGAAAATAGATAAGCCTTCTATGAACAATGAAACAATTAAGCTTTCGTTTGATTTCATAGAAAAAAGCGGAAATGACGTCTTAAAAGTATCTGACCTCTCGTTATCCTTCGATAAACCTGTATTTCACAATATAAGCTTTGAAGTCTACAAGGGAGATAGAATAGCTATTTTAGGGCCTAACGGCGTAGGGAAAACTTCTCTCCTTAAAACCATCGTAGGCGAGATTGTAAATTACGAAGGAAGCATAAGCTTAGGCACAAATGTGGCAATAGGCTATTATCAGCAAGAGTTTTCAAATCTAAACGACGAAAAAACCATAATCGATGAAATATGGGACGAAAATCCTTATCTGACTCAGACGGAAGTAAGGACAATGCTGGGCTCTTTTTTATTCAGCGGTGATGATGTCTTTAAGCAAATAGGCAAGTTGAGCGGCGGTGAAAAGGCAAGAGTTTCCCTCTTAAAGCTTATCCTATCGAAGGCTAACTTTCTGCTTTTAGACGAGCCTACAAACCATCTCGACCTAAAGTCAAAAGAAGTACTGGAGAAATCATTGTTGGATTTTGGTGGCACTCTTTTATTCGTGTCACACGACAGGTATTTTATAGACAAAATAGCCACAAAAGTATTGGAAATGTCTTGTGATTCTATAAGAGAATACTATGGAAATTATTCGTACTACGTAGAAAAGAAAAATGAAAATAATAAAGAAGAAGACGAAGAAGAAAAAAAGACAAAGACACAGCTTAAAAATGAAAAAATGCGAGAAAGGCTAAAGCAGAAAGAAGCCAAAAAGCAAAGGGAATACATGTCGCGGATAGAAAACGAGATAATAGAAACTGAAGACGCCATAAAAGATCTGGAAGAAAAGATGTGCAATCCTGATATATACAAAACGGGAGAAATCGTAAATACACAGTCAAAGTACAATGAACTAAAAGAAAAATTGGAAAAACTATATGAAGAATGGGAAAGTTTAAGCGGGTAA
- a CDS encoding LytR/AlgR family response regulator transcription factor encodes MLKAIIAEDEDSLRKEISKKVMEISDVQVEYITNEGRDLLNAILRVKPDLAILDIKLPQMTGIEVVKNIRDVLPNTEVIFITSYDEYIKDAVKLYAADYIVKPINYSRLINTIERVKRKFSDSSLVIEVRCGEDVRLINTNDIYFIEANRKKTFFCTAFEDFMSNTSLSDVYKLLNKKVFFKTSRSYIVNLYKVYSIKSVSRTSLEISFRDKSKKAYLSKKLYSEFRDRLKDILSQPDDMKAN; translated from the coding sequence ATGTTAAAAGCTATAATCGCTGAAGATGAAGATTCGCTTAGAAAAGAGATAAGCAAAAAAGTCATGGAGATAAGCGATGTTCAAGTTGAATACATCACAAACGAAGGAAGAGATTTATTAAATGCTATACTAAGGGTGAAACCTGATTTGGCTATATTAGATATAAAACTTCCACAAATGACAGGAATAGAGGTCGTTAAAAACATTCGGGACGTACTACCCAATACGGAGGTCATATTCATAACGTCTTACGATGAATATATAAAAGATGCCGTAAAGCTATATGCCGCTGATTATATAGTAAAGCCTATAAATTACAGCAGATTGATTAATACTATTGAAAGGGTAAAGAGAAAATTTAGCGATTCATCTCTTGTTATAGAAGTAAGATGCGGTGAAGACGTAAGGCTAATCAATACAAATGATATATACTTTATTGAGGCCAACAGGAAGAAAACTTTTTTCTGCACTGCGTTTGAAGATTTTATGTCAAACACTTCTCTTAGCGATGTCTACAAACTCCTCAATAAAAAGGTATTTTTTAAGACCAGCAGATCTTATATAGTAAATCTCTATAAAGTTTATTCTATTAAATCTGTAAGTAGAACATCACTTGAAATAAGTTTTAGAGATAAAAGTAAAAAGGCATATTTATCAAAGAAATTATACAGTGAATTTAGAGATAGATTGAAAGACATATTAAGCCAGCCGGATGATATGAAAGCAAATTAG
- a CDS encoding Nramp family divalent metal transporter, producing MKRFIKFIGDFFKEDRNVVPFVNFLKYVGPGILVTVGFIDPGNWATNVSAGSIYGYKLLWVITLSTIMLIILQHNAAHLGIVTGYCLSEATSIYIGNRLSKLILLSAVAASVSTSTAELLGTAIALKMLFNIPVKIGAVLALLVISLVLYTNSYKRLEKIIIGFVSLIGLSFLFEIYMVKIDWKTAAVSWVNPSIPHNAMVVIMSVLGAVVMPHNLFLHSEIIQSRQWNLKDESVVKKQLKFEFLDTLFSMLIGWAINSAMVLLSAAAFYTKGVAVDMLEQAGELLKPIVGGKASLVFAIALLFSGFSSTVTSGIAGGSIYAGIFKEPYNIKDKHTITGIFISLFAALVVVFLFKDSFKVLIFSQMILSIQLPITVFTQIYLTSSKKVMGDYANSKASKAVLIILAVIITALNVKLLIDTLI from the coding sequence ATGAAAAGATTTATAAAGTTCATCGGAGATTTTTTTAAGGAAGATAGAAACGTCGTCCCTTTTGTCAACTTTCTGAAATACGTCGGGCCAGGGATATTGGTTACGGTAGGATTTATAGATCCGGGAAATTGGGCCACGAATGTCTCTGCAGGATCAATATATGGCTATAAGCTGCTGTGGGTTATAACGTTGTCAACAATAATGCTCATTATATTGCAGCACAATGCAGCGCACCTTGGAATCGTCACAGGCTACTGTCTGTCTGAAGCTACATCCATATATATAGGCAATAGGCTTTCGAAGCTTATACTGCTGTCGGCTGTTGCTGCATCTGTATCTACATCTACAGCAGAACTATTAGGTACGGCTATAGCTTTAAAGATGCTTTTCAATATACCTGTAAAAATCGGGGCGGTTTTAGCACTATTAGTCATATCTTTAGTGCTTTATACAAATTCTTACAAGCGATTGGAAAAAATCATAATCGGTTTTGTGTCACTTATAGGGCTTTCATTTTTGTTTGAGATATACATGGTTAAGATCGATTGGAAGACGGCTGCTGTAAGCTGGGTAAATCCATCAATACCTCACAATGCAATGGTTGTAATCATGAGCGTTTTAGGTGCTGTCGTAATGCCACATAATTTGTTCCTTCATTCGGAGATAATACAAAGCCGCCAATGGAATCTTAAAGATGAATCAGTTGTTAAAAAGCAGCTTAAATTCGAATTTCTTGATACATTGTTTTCGATGCTTATAGGTTGGGCCATAAATAGTGCAATGGTTCTTCTTTCGGCTGCTGCATTCTACACTAAAGGCGTTGCTGTGGATATGCTGGAACAGGCAGGAGAGCTTTTGAAGCCTATCGTTGGAGGAAAGGCATCTTTGGTCTTTGCGATAGCCTTGTTGTTCTCAGGCTTTTCATCAACGGTAACATCTGGAATTGCAGGTGGTTCCATATACGCTGGGATTTTTAAAGAACCTTACAATATAAAAGACAAACATACGATTACAGGAATATTTATCTCACTTTTTGCAGCGCTTGTTGTCGTATTTTTATTTAAAGACTCATTTAAGGTTTTGATATTTTCTCAGATGATACTAAGCATACAATTGCCGATTACGGTGTTTACTCAAATTTATCTGACATCATCGAAGAAGGTCATGGGTGATTATGCAAATAGCAAAGCAAGTAAAGCTGTTTTAATTATTTTAGCGGTGATAATAACTGCACTGAACGTAAAACTTTTAATCGACACATTGATTTGA
- a CDS encoding flagellar motor protein produces MDFSTLLGILLGFGSLILAFVMEGGSVASLIGVSAALIVLGGTIGATMTSFSMKDMLKLPKLIGKAFKEEGNKYGDIIKYFVYLAQKARSEGLLSLEQELQSDEIKNYDPILKDCIELVIDGADIELIRTTMENRIYIEDKELKREASIFEAAGGYSPTMGIIGTVMGLVHVLGNLSEPDKLGPSIAVAFIATLYGVSMANLVWLPIGNKLKNKAQIKKTEKEIILEGSLSLQAGENPKIVEKKLLTFVVERESVAKAKEQSVKGEIADDKA; encoded by the coding sequence ATGGATTTTTCGACGTTACTGGGGATTTTGTTAGGGTTTGGCTCTCTCATCTTAGCATTTGTCATGGAAGGTGGAAGCGTTGCGTCTTTAATAGGTGTATCAGCGGCACTTATAGTTTTAGGTGGAACGATAGGTGCTACTATGACTTCTTTTTCGATGAAAGATATGTTGAAACTTCCAAAACTGATTGGGAAAGCATTTAAGGAAGAAGGCAACAAATACGGTGACATAATCAAGTATTTTGTGTATCTCGCTCAAAAAGCCAGAAGCGAAGGACTTCTAAGCCTTGAGCAGGAATTGCAGTCAGATGAAATCAAAAACTACGACCCTATTTTGAAAGACTGCATTGAGCTTGTCATAGATGGTGCGGATATTGAGCTTATAAGGACTACTATGGAAAATAGGATATACATAGAGGATAAAGAGCTAAAAAGAGAAGCCAGCATCTTTGAAGCTGCTGGAGGATACTCTCCAACAATGGGCATCATAGGTACGGTTATGGGGCTTGTCCACGTCTTGGGAAATCTAAGCGAACCGGACAAGTTGGGGCCTTCTATAGCTGTTGCTTTTATAGCTACACTTTACGGTGTAAGCATGGCCAACCTTGTATGGCTGCCTATAGGCAATAAACTTAAGAACAAAGCGCAGATCAAAAAGACAGAAAAGGAGATAATCTTAGAAGGCAGTCTTTCACTGCAGGCTGGTGAGAACCCTAAGATCGTGGAGAAGAAATTGCTGACATTTGTGGTGGAAAGAGAGTCAGTCGCTAAAGCAAAAGAACAAAGTGTGAAAGGTGAAATCGCTGATGATAAGGCATGA
- a CDS encoding DUF554 domain-containing protein translates to MIGTFVNAASIVVGSFVGTLFKIGIPDRIKSTVMQAISLSVLIIGFDSALKYKNLLLVIISLAIGGILGELLDIEKKLNQFGDFLERKLSRNGENKISEGFVTASLIYCVGAMAIVGALKDGLQGDHSILFAKSMLDGISSIIFASTLGIGVMISSVSVLLYQGSITLCASLLKDLLNANVIADMSAIGGVLIIGISLNMLNLTKIKIGNLLPSIFIPIVYEIMLKVF, encoded by the coding sequence ATGATTGGGACTTTTGTAAATGCAGCATCAATTGTCGTGGGTAGTTTTGTTGGCACTTTATTTAAAATTGGAATTCCGGATAGAATAAAGTCAACGGTTATGCAAGCCATATCTTTAAGCGTTTTGATAATAGGATTTGACAGTGCATTGAAATACAAAAATTTGTTGCTGGTGATAATAAGTTTGGCTATAGGCGGCATTTTAGGTGAACTGCTGGACATAGAGAAAAAGCTTAACCAATTTGGCGACTTTTTAGAGAGAAAATTATCGAGAAATGGTGAAAATAAGATAAGCGAAGGCTTTGTAACAGCAAGCCTCATATACTGCGTTGGAGCGATGGCGATTGTAGGTGCATTAAAGGATGGTTTGCAAGGAGATCACAGTATTTTATTTGCCAAATCTATGTTAGATGGCATATCTTCTATAATATTTGCATCTACCTTAGGGATTGGTGTTATGATATCATCCGTAAGCGTCCTTTTATATCAAGGTTCTATAACTTTGTGCGCATCGCTTCTTAAAGATTTATTGAATGCTAACGTGATAGCGGACATGTCTGCCATTGGCGGCGTCTTGATAATAGGCATATCATTAAATATGCTGAATTTGACAAAGATAAAGATTGGGAATCTGCTTCCGTCAATATTTATACCTATCGTATACGAAATAATGCTGAAAGTATTTTAA
- a CDS encoding OmpA/MotB family protein: MIRHEDDEGKKENSERWLLTYSDMITLLMIFFIVLYTISTVNSQKFQQIAASLGKTFDGTNYVIGQQSGNSILDSIKTAGTNGTNDNSIASQLDKLIKQYNLQNMVTYKVDERGFVISLNDTLLFDTGSADVKPEQKETLIKIGNILKSMPNYIRVEGYTDNVPINNNQFHSNWELSVIRATNVVEILVNDVKMDPAKISAVGYGEYRPIVPNDSDKNRQLNRRVDIVIMNSDYNKWEPAQ, from the coding sequence ATGATAAGGCATGAAGATGATGAAGGGAAAAAAGAAAACAGTGAAAGATGGTTGCTTACTTATTCTGACATGATAACGCTGCTTATGATATTCTTTATCGTGCTTTATACCATAAGTACGGTTAATTCGCAGAAATTTCAGCAGATTGCTGCGTCGCTTGGTAAAACTTTTGATGGTACAAATTATGTCATAGGGCAGCAAAGCGGAAACAGCATACTCGACAGCATCAAGACTGCAGGTACAAATGGCACTAACGACAATTCGATTGCATCACAGCTTGACAAGCTTATAAAGCAGTACAACCTTCAAAACATGGTGACTTACAAAGTTGACGAAAGAGGGTTCGTCATAAGCCTAAATGATACATTGCTATTTGATACTGGTTCAGCAGATGTCAAGCCTGAGCAGAAAGAGACATTGATAAAAATAGGAAATATATTAAAATCGATGCCTAATTACATTCGTGTCGAGGGGTATACAGATAATGTGCCAATAAACAATAATCAATTTCATTCAAACTGGGAGCTTTCTGTCATAAGAGCCACAAATGTGGTTGAAATTTTGGTGAATGATGTAAAGATGGATCCGGCAAAAATTTCGGCTGTAGGGTATGGTGAGTATCGTCCAATAGTGCCAAACGACAGCGATAAAAATAGGCAGCTTAACAGGAGAGTTGACATAGTGATAATGAACAGCGACTACAACAAGTGGGAACCTGCTCAGTAA
- a CDS encoding DNA-3-methyladenine glycosylase family protein encodes MRYLVEQSGSKVIVHGIKDFNLKETLECGQCFRWNEEDDGSYTGVAFDRVINVKLDGDILTIDNTTLADFNDIWYDYFDLGRDYGKIKETLSQDEILKAAIKYGEGIRILRQDTWETLISFIISQNNRIPQIKKVIENLSRLLGHPIVYRDKTYYTFPKVQDFIMADLELLSKSKCGFRSKYIIDAALKVFNDEVNLFELQLYDTYDVRNILMSIRGVGPKVADCVMLYSIGRYEAFPTDVWIKRVVEFLYLKRKTNNSDVQSFAKEKFGDLSGFAQQYLFNYAKDHVSKDVFKERKN; translated from the coding sequence ATGAGATATTTAGTTGAGCAGTCCGGTTCTAAGGTTATAGTGCATGGAATCAAGGATTTTAACCTTAAAGAGACATTAGAATGTGGACAATGTTTCAGATGGAATGAAGAAGATGATGGAAGTTATACGGGGGTCGCATTTGACAGGGTAATAAATGTAAAATTAGATGGAGATATATTGACGATTGATAATACCACTTTGGCAGATTTTAATGATATATGGTATGATTACTTTGACTTGGGAAGAGACTACGGCAAGATAAAAGAGACGCTTTCGCAGGACGAGATTTTAAAAGCAGCCATAAAGTATGGCGAAGGCATAAGGATTTTGCGGCAAGACACGTGGGAGACGCTTATATCATTTATCATATCTCAGAACAATCGGATTCCACAGATAAAAAAGGTCATAGAGAATTTAAGCAGGTTATTGGGCCATCCTATTGTATATAGGGATAAGACTTATTACACATTTCCGAAAGTTCAGGATTTCATAATGGCAGATCTGGAATTGCTAAGTAAAAGCAAATGTGGATTCAGATCGAAGTATATAATCGATGCAGCGCTAAAAGTATTTAATGACGAAGTAAATCTTTTTGAGTTGCAGCTTTACGATACTTACGATGTACGTAATATACTCATGAGCATAAGAGGCGTTGGGCCAAAAGTTGCAGACTGTGTCATGCTTTATTCCATCGGAAGATATGAGGCATTTCCGACAGACGTGTGGATAAAGCGTGTGGTAGAATTTTTATACTTAAAAAGAAAGACGAATAATTCTGACGTGCAGAGTTTTGCAAAAGAGAAGTTTGGCGATTTGTCCGGATTTGCACAGCAATATCTTTTTAACTATGCAAAAGATCATGTATCAAAAGACGTGTTTAAAGAGAGGAAAAATTAG
- a CDS encoding redox-sensing transcriptional repressor Rex, translating to MTKKTIVPMPVIRRLPRYHRYLEELLKNDVKRISSRELSERMGVTASQIRQDLNNYGGFGQQGYGYNVEELYNTLTKILGLDKTYSTIIIGAGNLGQAIANYTNFERTGFSLKGIFDINPRLFGLKIRDIEIMDVETLEDFLSKNKIDIAILCIPKDNSQIMADRLVKAGIKAIWNFSPIDLKVPDDVILENVHLSDSLLTLSYRINEENLLKAKVEEK from the coding sequence ATGACTAAAAAAACGATAGTGCCGATGCCTGTGATAAGGAGATTGCCTAGATACCATAGATATTTAGAAGAATTGTTGAAGAACGATGTAAAAAGGATTTCATCCAGAGAATTAAGCGAAAGGATGGGCGTGACTGCTTCGCAAATAAGGCAGGATCTCAATAATTACGGTGGATTTGGACAGCAAGGATATGGTTACAACGTAGAAGAGCTTTACAATACTTTGACAAAGATTTTAGGTTTAGATAAGACATACAGCACTATTATCATTGGTGCAGGTAATCTTGGACAGGCTATAGCCAATTACACAAATTTTGAGCGAACTGGATTCAGCTTAAAAGGGATTTTTGATATTAATCCAAGGCTGTTTGGGCTTAAAATAAGAGATATAGAGATAATGGATGTAGAGACATTAGAGGATTTTTTGTCTAAAAACAAGATAGATATTGCTATACTTTGCATACCAAAGGATAATTCGCAGATTATGGCCGACAGATTGGTGAAAGCAGGCATAAAAGCCATATGGAACTTTTCTCCTATAGATTTAAAGGTTCCTGATGACGTAATACTGGAAAATGTTCATTTAAGCGATAGCTTATTGACCTTGTCGTATCGCATAAATGAAGAAAATCTGCTTAAAGCTAAAGTCGAAGAAAAATAA
- a CDS encoding D-2-hydroxyacid dehydrogenase — protein MKNMLFLSKVGKNYIEEIQSIAPNFNVISKDDVEDISKHVDEVEVLVCFDGDVQKELIEKAKSLRWIHLLSAGADAMPFDMLKQRNIILTNSKGVHKYQISEQVLGYMLLFERGLNYFIRKQINREWDKSVRVSELYGKIVCILGVGSIGEEIARIAREFGMKTVGVRKSGKISPFIDEMYTDENMLSAVSNADYVICALPLTDDTYHLLDAEFFKSMKSDSVFINIGRGSVVDEASLIDALRQKSIRGAALDVFENEPLSKDSPLWDMENVIITPHTAGISPRYMERAMQILKHNIKAYMGDGDYINVIDLKKQY, from the coding sequence ATGAAAAACATGCTTTTTCTTTCTAAGGTAGGCAAAAATTATATTGAGGAGATACAAAGCATTGCACCGAATTTTAATGTTATAAGCAAAGACGATGTAGAAGACATATCTAAGCATGTTGATGAGGTGGAAGTGCTTGTTTGCTTTGATGGAGATGTTCAAAAGGAATTGATAGAAAAAGCTAAAAGCTTAAGGTGGATTCATCTTTTAAGCGCTGGTGCTGATGCTATGCCGTTTGATATGCTTAAGCAAAGGAATATAATCTTGACTAATTCAAAAGGTGTTCACAAGTATCAGATATCTGAGCAAGTTTTAGGATACATGCTTTTGTTTGAGAGAGGATTAAATTACTTCATAAGAAAACAAATCAATAGAGAATGGGATAAGTCTGTAAGGGTTTCTGAATTGTACGGAAAGATAGTTTGTATACTTGGCGTTGGAAGCATTGGGGAAGAAATAGCCAGGATTGCACGGGAATTTGGGATGAAAACCGTTGGAGTAAGAAAATCAGGCAAGATAAGTCCTTTTATAGATGAGATGTACACTGACGAAAATATGTTATCTGCAGTTTCAAATGCTGATTACGTAATATGTGCGCTGCCTTTGACTGATGATACATACCATCTTTTGGATGCTGAGTTTTTTAAGAGCATGAAAAGCGATAGTGTATTCATAAACATCGGCAGAGGAAGCGTTGTCGATGAAGCTTCCCTCATTGATGCGTTGAGGCAAAAATCCATAAGAGGTGCTGCATTAGACGTATTTGAAAATGAGCCACTTTCGAAAGACAGTCCTTTGTGGGATATGGAAAATGTGATAATTACGCCACATACTGCCGGTATATCGCCTCGGTACATGGAAAGGGCAATGCAGATATTGAAGCACAACATTAAGGCTTATATGGGGGATGGTGATTACATAAACGTCATCGATTTGAAGAAACAGTATTAA